A DNA window from Balneolaceae bacterium contains the following coding sequences:
- a CDS encoding response regulator produces MSSKNILIVEDELIISLIIEKMVKNMGHRVVGKVRSGEEAIYSARSLKPDLILMDIRLQGEIDGIEAMTEIRKLEDIPVIYITGNTDQMYRNRIQRSEYLDFLTKPVTFDDLTRSFSQAS; encoded by the coding sequence GTGAGCAGCAAAAACATACTTATCGTAGAGGATGAACTGATCATCTCCCTGATCATCGAGAAGATGGTCAAGAACATGGGGCACCGGGTGGTCGGCAAGGTCCGCTCCGGCGAGGAGGCAATCTATTCGGCAAGATCACTCAAGCCCGACCTTATTTTGATGGACATTCGCCTGCAGGGGGAGATCGACGGCATCGAGGCCATGACCGAGATCCGCAAGCTGGAGGACATCCCCGTTATTTACATTACGGGCAATACCGACCAGATGTACCGCAACCGTATCCAGCGCTCCGAGTACCTCGATTTTCTTACCAAGCCTGTCACCTTCGACGACCTGACGCGATCCTTCAGCCAGGCTTCCTGA
- a CDS encoding NfeD family protein has protein sequence MDGETLTLIFLVGGLLLMLLETVVPGGVSLFLGLSGLFVAALRWFGIMADPATSVLVWLFSSIGLILLMRPLFMKYWGGETSWKPADEDLEAMDQLVEVTQPINAHDSSGRIRFQGSDWQARTLEGKIEAGQKAVIKYRDNVTWIVEPADDYLDDF, from the coding sequence ATGGACGGAGAAACCCTTACCCTCATTTTCCTCGTAGGAGGCCTGTTGCTGATGCTGCTGGAAACAGTAGTCCCGGGCGGGGTCTCGCTCTTCCTGGGACTCAGCGGATTGTTCGTGGCAGCCCTTCGCTGGTTCGGCATCATGGCCGACCCGGCCACCTCCGTGCTTGTCTGGCTCTTTTCTTCCATAGGACTCATCCTGCTGATGCGGCCCCTCTTTATGAAATACTGGGGAGGCGAAACCTCCTGGAAACCGGCAGACGAAGACCTGGAGGCCATGGACCAGCTGGTGGAGGTGACACAGCCGATCAATGCACACGACAGCAGCGGACGGATCCGGTTTCAGGGCAGCGACTGGCAGGCCCGCACGCTGGAAGGAAAAATTGAAGCCGGCCAAAAGGCGGTCATCAAGTACCGCGACAACGTCACCTGGATTGTCGAGCCTGCGGACGACTACCTGGACGATTTCTGA
- a CDS encoding SPFH domain-containing protein, with product MWTAILILVALGVFIFTKVFKIVEMREEVIKERLGKYNKTLKPGFHFLIPFIDRPAYQQEMREQVIDVPSQTCITKDNIEVEVDGLVYVKVMDSYKASYGIGNYKMAAVNLAQTTMRSEIGKITLDDTFSEREKMNENIVEEIDKASDPWGIKVMRYEIRNIRPSDNLINTLEKQMEAEREKRAEITESTGSRDYKINESEGDKQSAILHSEAQRQKRINEAKGKAKEIELIATATAKGLKRVSSAIAKPGGDLAVKTKLIEQFVGQLGRVMEQANVSVLPTETANLKTFFEGASKITEHTPTKSKGDS from the coding sequence ATGTGGACCGCCATTCTAATCCTGGTTGCCCTGGGCGTCTTTATCTTTACCAAGGTCTTCAAGATTGTGGAGATGCGTGAGGAGGTCATCAAGGAGCGCCTGGGCAAGTACAACAAGACCCTCAAGCCGGGTTTTCACTTTCTCATTCCCTTTATCGACCGCCCCGCCTACCAGCAGGAAATGCGCGAGCAGGTCATCGACGTGCCCAGCCAGACCTGCATCACCAAAGACAATATCGAAGTGGAGGTCGACGGGCTGGTCTACGTGAAGGTGATGGACTCCTACAAGGCCAGCTACGGCATCGGCAACTACAAGATGGCCGCCGTCAACCTGGCCCAGACCACGATGCGCAGCGAGATCGGCAAGATAACGCTCGACGACACTTTTTCGGAGCGTGAGAAGATGAACGAAAATATCGTCGAGGAGATCGACAAAGCCTCCGATCCCTGGGGCATCAAGGTGATGCGCTACGAAATCCGCAACATCCGTCCTTCCGACAACCTGATCAATACCCTGGAGAAGCAGATGGAGGCCGAACGGGAGAAACGGGCGGAGATCACCGAGTCGACGGGATCGCGCGATTACAAAATCAACGAATCGGAGGGCGACAAGCAGAGCGCCATCCTTCATTCGGAGGCGCAGCGTCAGAAACGCATTAACGAAGCCAAGGGCAAGGCGAAGGAGATCGAGCTGATCGCCACCGCAACGGCTAAAGGACTCAAGCGCGTCTCCTCGGCCATCGCCAAGCCGGGCGGCGACCTCGCCGTCAAGACCAAGCTGATCGAACAGTTTGTCGGGCAACTGGGACGAGTCATGGAGCAAGCCAACGTTTCGGTACTGCCTACCGAAACCGCCAACCTGAAAACCTTCTTTGAAGGGGCCAGCAAGATTACCGAGCACACGCCAACCAAATCCAAGGGTGACTCCTGA
- a CDS encoding paraslipin, with protein sequence MDIIEMISKIVLGLLSVFVLFKFIQSIQLVPNQKAYIVERLGYFQKTLGPGFHALIPFFDKVKYRQDLREETIEVQPQECFTQDNVKVEVDGVIYLSVIDPVNASYGVTDYRFAAVQLAQTTTRSIIGTMDLDDTFEDRARINKEVVGVLSDMEKPWGIRVHRYEIKNIMTPRTIQQAMERQMTAERERRATISRSEGLMQSTINDAQGTKAGDHQPVGG encoded by the coding sequence ATGGACATTATCGAAATGATCAGTAAAATTGTACTGGGACTCCTCTCGGTCTTCGTTCTATTTAAATTTATTCAGTCCATTCAGCTCGTACCCAACCAGAAGGCGTACATTGTGGAGCGGCTGGGTTACTTCCAGAAGACGCTTGGTCCCGGTTTCCATGCTCTCATTCCCTTCTTCGACAAGGTGAAGTACCGCCAGGACCTCCGCGAGGAGACCATCGAGGTTCAGCCCCAGGAGTGTTTTACGCAGGACAACGTAAAGGTGGAGGTGGACGGGGTGATCTACCTCAGCGTCATCGACCCGGTCAACGCCTCCTACGGGGTGACCGACTACCGATTTGCCGCCGTGCAGCTGGCGCAGACCACCACGCGCTCCATCATCGGGACGATGGATCTGGACGATACGTTCGAAGATCGCGCGCGCATCAACAAGGAGGTGGTGGGCGTGCTCAGCGACATGGAAAAGCCGTGGGGCATCCGGGTGCACCGCTACGAAATAAAAAACATCATGACCCCGCGTACCATCCAGCAGGCGATGGAGCGGCAGATGACCGCAGAACGGGAGCGCAGGGCCACCATATCACGCTCGGAGGGCCTGATGCAGTCCACCATCAACGACGCCCAGGGTACGAAAGCAGGAGATCATCAACCAGTCGGAGGGTGA
- a CDS encoding band-7 C-terminal domain-containing protein, which yields MQRQINEAEGVAQEIESLAEATAVSIEQLAEALNSEKGKEAMQLRLAEKYIDQLSKLARKENDIIIPTDITNYDDIMKGLSLDKISIVPGEGDLDMRSD from the coding sequence ATGCAGCGACAGATTAACGAAGCGGAGGGTGTGGCGCAGGAGATCGAGTCGCTTGCCGAAGCCACAGCCGTATCCATCGAGCAGCTCGCCGAAGCGCTGAACTCCGAAAAAGGGAAAGAGGCGATGCAGCTGCGGCTGGCTGAAAAATACATTGACCAACTCTCCAAGCTCGCCCGCAAGGAGAACGATATCATCATTCCCACCGACATCACCAACTACGACGACATCATGAAGGGTCTCTCGCTCGACAAGATTTCCATTGTGCCTGGGGAGGGTGACCTGGATATGCGATCGGACTGA
- a CDS encoding Yip1 family protein: protein MDVQNTFDRIKAILLNPKSTWPEIKQESRTNKNLIIFYALPLSILAGLASLVNFLSSAGMGFGYGLQMVVLQIAWPLITIVIASFVINTLAENFNSTKDLNSAFKLVTYSYTPSLLAAIITNLSWTLGWVGIVGLYGIYLFWIGLPVLMETPEEKRGGYVLAAAVIIIVVNLVIGALLGFGSMGRAGYLG from the coding sequence ATGGATGTTCAAAACACTTTCGATCGCATCAAGGCCATTTTGCTGAATCCAAAAAGCACCTGGCCTGAAATCAAACAGGAGAGCAGGACCAACAAGAATCTTATCATCTTTTACGCCCTGCCGCTCTCCATACTGGCCGGTTTGGCAAGCCTGGTCAATTTCCTGTCATCGGCAGGGATGGGCTTCGGATATGGACTGCAAATGGTGGTTCTTCAAATCGCTTGGCCGCTGATCACCATTGTTATCGCATCTTTCGTAATCAACACCCTGGCCGAAAATTTCAATTCCACAAAGGATCTGAACAGCGCCTTCAAGCTTGTAACCTACTCCTATACCCCATCGCTACTTGCGGCCATCATAACCAACCTCTCCTGGACCCTGGGATGGGTGGGTATCGTCGGCCTTTATGGCATATACCTCTTCTGGATCGGCCTTCCCGTGCTGATGGAAACACCCGAGGAAAAGAGGGGAGGGTACGTACTGGCCGCCGCTGTCATCATCATCGTGGTCAATCTGGTCATAGGAGCGCTGCTTGGATTCGGATCGATGGGGAGGGCGGGCTACCTGGGCTGA
- a CDS encoding Ig-like domain-containing protein: MDKRNPPFLIPVRQKIPLLLLLAFVLTAWGCTTSGSLLNQIPIHSVTVQVLDQQGNPIQGAQVQTSSGRASSTNEEGMAEVNFGAVGVHSITVLADNHLPSNFVVTMPADNGETYTRRLAEEIQIGTISFGSINLYPMIFNYMFSSYGYSHAVEDYEEGEYTTWSVYTEEAQEDSITMTRAFLTENDNGQQWWRIEMRYPDRDDNYTAEMLFSEDRTSILRYRERIGQGEPQEKPVSDNWYSKPVQLTEESMEGAVSQSDVSVTVPSGTFTADLLEFGVASETTLRIWRVRDGSVPGGAVKYETVEGSELDYSSELVDYGTDAETVLNSY, encoded by the coding sequence ATGGATAAACGCAACCCTCCGTTCCTCATCCCCGTACGCCAAAAAATTCCGCTGTTGCTGCTACTCGCCTTCGTCCTGACGGCATGGGGCTGCACCACCAGCGGATCCCTGCTCAACCAGATCCCCATCCACTCGGTGACGGTTCAGGTGCTCGACCAGCAAGGCAATCCCATACAGGGCGCCCAGGTGCAGACCTCCAGTGGCCGGGCCTCCTCCACTAACGAGGAGGGCATGGCCGAAGTGAACTTTGGCGCTGTGGGCGTGCACAGCATTACGGTGCTGGCCGACAACCATCTGCCCTCCAACTTTGTGGTGACCATGCCCGCCGACAACGGGGAGACCTATACACGGCGGCTGGCCGAAGAGATACAGATCGGCACCATCAGCTTCGGGTCGATCAACCTCTACCCGATGATCTTCAACTACATGTTCAGCAGCTACGGCTACAGCCACGCCGTCGAAGATTACGAGGAGGGAGAATACACCACCTGGAGCGTCTACACCGAAGAGGCGCAGGAAGACTCCATCACCATGACCCGCGCATTCCTTACCGAGAACGACAACGGGCAGCAGTGGTGGCGCATCGAAATGCGCTATCCCGATCGGGACGACAACTACACGGCTGAAATGCTCTTTTCGGAAGACCGCACCTCCATCCTGCGCTACCGCGAGCGCATCGGCCAGGGTGAACCGCAGGAGAAACCGGTGTCCGACAACTGGTACTCCAAGCCGGTGCAGCTGACTGAGGAGTCCATGGAGGGCGCCGTCAGCCAAAGCGATGTTTCGGTCACCGTGCCCTCCGGCACCTTCACGGCCGACCTGCTTGAGTTCGGGGTGGCATCCGAGACCACCCTGCGCATATGGCGGGTCCGGGACGGATCGGTGCCCGGAGGCGCCGTCAAGTATGAAACCGTCGAAGGTTCTGAATTGGATTACAGCAGCGAGCTGGTGGACTACGGCACAGACGCCGAAACAGTCCTCAACAGTTACTAG
- a CDS encoding right-handed parallel beta-helix repeat-containing protein, with protein sequence MIHSIIDDRRITKTCALLVLFAMVLFTGCSELGFQPGPPNGRGAGNGGGNGNGPGITGGVEAQDLQTCQETGHEGLTAKYVNTTLNGGSMTVAPCDIGTYYDEDGHSVRGVSITGTTDGAKSEQFGVYSNGASLDVSHTDVTVEDDYPHQFISIGYLYGASGSIADNTIEGAHRVGILLDREGTDARVTGNSVTGTGAQTTGWAENGIQISRGATGKISGNTVSDHWWDLNNFGSSGIIVNGSDDVHIRDNELSNNDYSIALAGNGNKVLHNRVVNDARSTVNLGVYVSGSNNKLVQNSLGADGGTWGIYVFANSGNTKLIGNSLDGWDQPIVDNGSDTKLPPPFDPENP encoded by the coding sequence ATGATACATTCCATTATCGACGACAGGCGCATCACAAAAACCTGCGCACTGCTGGTCCTGTTCGCCATGGTGCTTTTTACGGGCTGCAGCGAACTGGGCTTCCAGCCTGGTCCACCGAACGGACGCGGAGCGGGCAATGGAGGCGGAAACGGAAACGGCCCGGGAATCACGGGTGGCGTAGAGGCGCAGGACCTGCAGACATGCCAGGAGACCGGACATGAGGGACTTACCGCCAAATACGTAAACACGACGCTGAACGGGGGCTCCATGACGGTGGCTCCCTGCGATATCGGCACCTACTACGACGAGGACGGCCACTCCGTGCGGGGTGTTTCCATCACGGGAACCACTGACGGCGCCAAATCGGAGCAGTTCGGTGTCTACAGCAACGGCGCCAGCCTGGACGTCAGCCATACGGATGTTACGGTTGAGGATGACTACCCCCACCAGTTCATCTCCATCGGCTATCTTTACGGCGCTTCAGGCAGCATAGCGGACAACACCATCGAGGGCGCCCACCGCGTCGGCATCCTGCTTGACCGTGAGGGCACCGACGCCCGGGTAACGGGCAACAGCGTCACGGGCACCGGAGCCCAGACTACCGGATGGGCCGAAAACGGCATACAGATTTCCCGGGGAGCTACTGGCAAGATCAGCGGAAACACTGTCTCCGACCACTGGTGGGACCTGAACAACTTCGGTTCGTCCGGCATCATCGTAAATGGATCGGACGACGTGCATATCAGGGACAACGAGCTGAGTAACAACGACTACAGCATAGCCCTGGCAGGAAATGGCAACAAGGTGTTGCACAACCGTGTGGTTAACGACGCCCGCTCCACTGTGAACCTCGGAGTTTACGTATCCGGGAGCAACAACAAACTTGTTCAGAATAGCCTGGGTGCCGACGGGGGGACCTGGGGTATCTATGTATTTGCCAACAGCGGCAATACCAAGCTAATCGGCAATAGCCTTGACGGCTGGGACCAGCCTATTGTGGACAACGGCAGCGATACCAAGCTCCCGCCCCCCTTCGATCCCGAGAACCCCTGA
- a CDS encoding TIGR00341 family protein — translation MSYRILEMVSTPEAVEEAGEMAEKYKPIETWMQQLSDERSSIRFLLDAERIEGLSDELSNRYSHTEGFRIMLYAVEATLPVPEEAEDAEKPDDTSGESQSSSGRISREELYNDVSEGGDLTPVYIGLVVLSALVAGMGLLRDDVAVIIGAMVIAPLLGPNVSMSLAVTLGDVKLGWRALQTNLAGLLLAFGVACLMGLLLTVDPSSNQVFSRSTVSLSDIIIALAAGCAGVLAFTRDVPAAIVGVMVAVALLPPLVNAGLLLGSGYGGQAVGAAILTATNLICINLAGVGTFLVQGVRPRTWWEAEKARKATRIALAAWAVLLALAAAAIWLWSN, via the coding sequence ATGAGCTACCGTATCCTGGAAATGGTTTCAACCCCCGAGGCCGTGGAGGAGGCGGGGGAGATGGCCGAGAAGTACAAGCCCATCGAAACCTGGATGCAGCAGCTTTCGGACGAGCGGTCCAGCATTCGTTTCCTGCTGGACGCCGAGCGCATCGAGGGACTCAGCGACGAGCTAAGTAACCGCTATTCCCACACCGAGGGCTTTCGCATCATGCTCTATGCTGTGGAGGCCACCCTCCCCGTACCCGAAGAAGCAGAGGATGCGGAAAAGCCGGACGATACCTCCGGGGAGTCCCAGTCCTCGTCCGGCCGCATCAGCCGGGAGGAGCTCTACAACGATGTTTCGGAAGGCGGGGATCTGACGCCGGTCTACATCGGACTGGTGGTGCTTTCGGCCCTGGTGGCGGGGATGGGACTCCTCCGCGACGATGTGGCTGTTATCATCGGGGCCATGGTGATCGCTCCGCTGCTGGGTCCGAATGTCTCCATGTCGCTGGCTGTAACACTTGGGGACGTCAAGCTGGGCTGGCGTGCGCTTCAAACCAACCTGGCGGGTCTGTTGCTGGCCTTCGGCGTAGCTTGTCTGATGGGGCTGTTGCTGACGGTGGATCCTTCTTCGAATCAGGTATTTTCCCGGTCGACGGTCAGCCTAAGCGACATCATCATCGCCCTGGCGGCAGGTTGCGCGGGTGTGCTCGCCTTCACCAGGGACGTCCCCGCGGCTATTGTCGGGGTTATGGTGGCGGTGGCTCTGCTGCCGCCCCTGGTCAACGCGGGACTGCTTCTGGGGTCCGGCTACGGGGGCCAGGCGGTGGGCGCGGCGATCCTGACGGCCACCAACCTGATCTGCATCAACCTGGCCGGGGTGGGCACCTTCCTGGTGCAGGGGGTGCGTCCCAGAACCTGGTGGGAGGCCGAGAAGGCGCGAAAGGCCACGCGTATAGCCCTGGCGGCGTGGGCCGTGCTCCTGGCCCTGGCGGCCGCAGCCATCTGGCTCTGGAGCAACTGA
- a CDS encoding Rid family hydrolase has protein sequence MSRLRVNTGTRWEPIVGYSRAVRAGNHIFVSGTTATDDKGEVVGRGDMYAQAVQTLANIRRALEEAGSSMQEVSRLIDPDMLLEIEAVA, from the coding sequence ATGTCAAGACTACGAGTGAACACCGGCACCCGGTGGGAGCCCATCGTGGGCTACTCGCGCGCGGTACGCGCCGGAAACCATATCTTTGTCTCCGGAACCACCGCCACCGATGATAAAGGGGAGGTGGTCGGCCGGGGCGACATGTACGCCCAGGCTGTACAGACCCTGGCCAACATCCGACGGGCGCTGGAGGAGGCGGGAAGCTCTATGCAGGAGGTGAGCCGCCTGATCGATCCCGACATGCTGTTGGAGATCGAGGCTGTTGCGTAG
- a CDS encoding bifunctional aspartate kinase/diaminopimelate decarboxylase, with translation MEHVMGTDIEKWMVLKFGGTSVSSRENWERIAEVVAVRRREGARVCVVHSALAGVSNRLQELIDGDTEKGRGAAVDAIREQHLELARDLELDGETLLGGHLGELERLVRGIELVGEAGYRVQARLMGLGELMATALGAAWLDRRLDGAALVDARDLLESVPQRNVGERAEVLSAVCDIAPDPQVRRRLSEAGPVVLTQGFIARDPGGQTVLLGRGGSDASAAYLAAKIGAERLEIWTDVPGMFSANPHQVPSARLLRRLSYAEAQEIATNGARVLHPRCIRPAREHAIPIHVRCTQRPELEGTVISGSSADEEAMVKALAVRSDVVLVSMESLGMWQQVGFLSDTFAVFKKHGLSIDLVSTSESNVTVSLDPGLNAHFRQVEEAFVGELQEHCRVKIIGGVSAVSLLGRNIRTILHQLGPAFEVFQEQHVYLLSQAANDLNFTFVVDSSQAGRLVRQLHEQVITQSGNRHSFGPTWTELMGDGQPEDPVKTAWWNRRREELLRLGGERSPRYVYDRQTLRGSALQMLEMSSVDRIFYAMKANAHPGVLRELEGMGLGLECVSIGEVACVLELFPDIDPGRVLFTPNFAPRGEYVRGFGLGVRVTLDNIYPLRQWPELFEGREVFLRIDPGYGHGHHRHVKTGGTHSKFGIPRFEIPEVARRAEELGLKVRGLHAHTGSGIKDPLAWKNTALALHEVAQELGGVDILDLGGGFGVRENETQSAVDLERVDEALDAFRRAWPGYEIWVEPGRYLVAEAGVLLTRVTQLKGKGNVRYLGVDTGMNSFIRPALYGARHTIVNLSRLEEPSDSVVNVVGPICESGDKLGIDRHMPESQEGDVILIAHAGAYGRVMSSSYNLRPPASEEMI, from the coding sequence TTGGAACACGTTATGGGCACCGACATCGAAAAGTGGATGGTACTTAAATTTGGGGGGACCAGCGTCTCTTCCCGTGAAAACTGGGAGCGCATTGCGGAGGTAGTGGCCGTGAGGCGCCGGGAGGGGGCGCGTGTCTGTGTGGTCCACTCCGCCCTGGCCGGTGTCTCCAACCGCCTGCAGGAGCTCATTGACGGCGATACGGAGAAAGGACGCGGGGCGGCTGTGGACGCCATCCGGGAGCAGCACCTGGAGCTGGCGCGGGACCTGGAACTGGACGGGGAGACCCTGCTGGGCGGGCACTTGGGGGAGTTGGAACGCCTGGTGCGTGGCATCGAGCTGGTGGGGGAGGCCGGCTACCGGGTGCAGGCGCGGCTCATGGGACTGGGCGAGCTCATGGCCACCGCCCTGGGCGCAGCCTGGCTGGACCGTCGGCTGGACGGTGCTGCGCTGGTGGACGCCCGCGACTTGCTGGAGAGCGTACCCCAGCGCAATGTCGGGGAGCGGGCCGAGGTATTGTCGGCGGTATGCGACATCGCCCCGGACCCCCAGGTGCGGCGCCGGCTTTCCGAGGCGGGTCCTGTGGTGCTGACGCAGGGATTCATTGCCCGCGATCCCGGGGGACAAACCGTACTGCTGGGGCGCGGGGGATCGGACGCCTCGGCAGCCTACCTGGCGGCCAAGATCGGGGCGGAACGCCTGGAGATCTGGACCGACGTGCCGGGTATGTTCTCGGCCAATCCGCACCAGGTGCCCTCCGCGCGGCTGCTGCGCCGGCTCAGTTACGCCGAAGCCCAGGAAATCGCCACCAACGGGGCCCGGGTGCTGCACCCGCGCTGCATCCGGCCAGCCCGCGAGCACGCCATACCCATCCACGTGCGCTGCACCCAGCGGCCCGAACTGGAGGGGACGGTTATATCGGGAAGTTCCGCCGATGAGGAGGCCATGGTCAAGGCGCTGGCGGTGCGCAGCGACGTCGTCCTGGTGAGTATGGAATCGCTGGGCATGTGGCAGCAGGTGGGCTTCCTGTCGGACACCTTTGCGGTTTTCAAGAAGCACGGCCTCTCCATCGACCTGGTTTCGACCTCCGAATCGAACGTGACCGTATCGCTGGATCCCGGGCTCAACGCCCATTTCCGGCAGGTGGAGGAGGCGTTCGTAGGTGAACTGCAGGAGCACTGCCGGGTGAAGATCATCGGAGGGGTCTCCGCTGTCAGCCTGCTGGGACGCAACATCCGCACTATCCTGCACCAGCTGGGGCCCGCTTTCGAGGTCTTTCAGGAGCAGCACGTCTACCTGCTCAGCCAGGCGGCCAACGATCTCAACTTCACTTTTGTGGTGGACAGCAGCCAGGCCGGGCGCCTGGTACGCCAGCTGCACGAGCAGGTGATCACCCAGTCGGGCAACCGTCACTCTTTCGGTCCGACGTGGACCGAATTGATGGGCGACGGACAGCCCGAAGACCCGGTCAAAACCGCCTGGTGGAACCGCCGCCGCGAGGAGCTGCTCCGCCTGGGCGGTGAGCGCAGCCCGCGCTACGTCTACGATCGGCAGACCCTGCGCGGCAGCGCCTTGCAGATGCTGGAGATGTCGTCGGTTGACCGCATCTTCTACGCCATGAAGGCCAACGCCCATCCCGGCGTGCTGCGCGAGCTGGAAGGCATGGGACTGGGACTGGAGTGCGTCTCCATCGGGGAGGTGGCGTGCGTGCTGGAGCTTTTCCCCGACATCGACCCCGGGCGGGTGCTTTTCACCCCCAACTTCGCCCCACGCGGGGAGTACGTCAGGGGATTTGGGCTGGGGGTGCGTGTGACCCTGGACAATATCTACCCGCTGCGCCAGTGGCCGGAACTCTTCGAGGGCCGGGAGGTCTTCCTGCGCATCGACCCAGGCTACGGCCACGGGCACCATCGCCACGTAAAGACGGGCGGAACGCATTCCAAGTTCGGCATACCCCGTTTCGAAATACCTGAGGTGGCCCGGCGCGCTGAGGAGCTCGGCCTGAAGGTGCGCGGCCTGCACGCCCACACGGGCAGTGGCATCAAGGACCCCCTCGCCTGGAAGAACACCGCCCTCGCCCTGCACGAAGTGGCGCAGGAGCTGGGCGGGGTGGATATATTGGACCTGGGCGGAGGATTCGGCGTCCGCGAAAACGAGACCCAGAGCGCCGTCGACCTGGAGCGGGTGGATGAGGCCCTGGACGCCTTCCGCCGCGCCTGGCCCGGCTATGAGATCTGGGTGGAGCCGGGGCGCTACCTGGTGGCCGAGGCGGGAGTGCTCCTGACGCGGGTGACCCAGCTGAAAGGCAAGGGAAACGTGCGTTACCTGGGAGTGGACACCGGCATGAATTCCTTCATCCGTCCCGCACTCTACGGCGCCCGCCACACCATCGTCAACCTGAGTCGCCTCGAAGAGCCCTCAGACAGCGTGGTAAACGTGGTGGGACCCATTTGCGAGTCGGGTGACAAGCTGGGCATCGACCGCCACATGCCGGAGTCGCAGGAGGGAGATGTGATCCTCATCGCCCATGCGGGCGCCTACGGGCGGGTCATGAGCTCCTCTTACAACCTGCGCCCACCCGCCTCCGAAGAGATGATCTGA